The following coding sequences lie in one Ictalurus furcatus strain D&B chromosome 7, Billie_1.0, whole genome shotgun sequence genomic window:
- the LOC128609549 gene encoding cystatin-like protein, protein MDGTLKVLLLAALILLVSAQTSDNYRSLNGLVTKHVDKALKKANQDFGAGYHIAFHSLISTPVTRESILNVNVLLKVTTCKKASNDAYEHRDECNEQKEKTPVIDCLVCKTNDGNELVDCAKKIDVINQQRTEF, encoded by the exons ATGGACGGTACCCTAAAGGTTTTGCTGCTGGCAGCCCTGATTCTTCTGGTTTCTGCCCAGACATCTGATAACTACAGAAGCTTGAATGGTTTAGTGACAAAACACGTTGACAAAGCGCTGAAAAAGGCAAACCAAGACTTTGGAGCGGGTtatcatattgcttttcattCACTCATCAGCACTCCAGTG ACTAGAGAGAGCATCTTGAACGTAAATGTCCTTCTGAAAGTCACAACATGCAAGAAGGCTTCAAATGATGCATATGAGCACCGAGACGAATGtaatgaacaaaaagaaaaaacg ccCGTGATTGACTGTCTTGTGTGTAAGACGAATGATGGTAATGAACTGGTTGACTGTGCCAAGAAGATTGATGTCATTAAT CAACAGCGCACTGAATTTTGA
- the LOC128609551 gene encoding cystatin-like protein, producing MDGALKVFLLMSLLVSAQTFDNYRSLPHVVQQHIHKAVKEANKDFGAGHHIAYHSLKKPLRTLQNNLYVNVILKVTTCRRKDSDAYEHRDDCPQKQNTAWIDCLVCKTSGEELVDCGTQRAVSQKKRDIIRSKCTHTLLGSHTAFLKTEADQQVGCLGCI from the exons ATGGACGGTGCACTGAAGGTTTTCCTGCTGATGAGTCTGCTGGTTTCTGCCCAGACGTTTGATAACTACAGAAGCTTGCCTCATGTAGTACAACAACACATTCACAAAGCGGTCAAAGAGGCAAACAAGGATTTTGGAGCAGGTCATCATATTGCTTATCATTCACTTAAAAAACCTTTGAGG actttGCAGAACAACTTGTATGTAAATGTCATTCTGAAAGTCACAACATGCAGGAGGAAGGATTCTGATGCATATGAGCACCGAGATGATTGtcctcaaaaacaaaacacg GCCTGGATTGACTGTCTAGTGTGTAAGACTTCTGGTGAGGAACTGGTTGATTGTGGCACACAGCGAGCTGTCAGTCAA AAAAAGAGGGATATAATTAGAAGTAAATGTACGCATACTTTACTTGGATCTCACACTGCCTTCCTAAAAACTGAGGCTGACCAGCAGGTTGGATGTCTCGGATGTATTTGA